A region of Nostoc sp. 'Peltigera membranacea cyanobiont' N6 DNA encodes the following proteins:
- a CDS encoding heavy metal translocating P-type ATPase yields MKQKVHSESSGCSNCEHDHHENHNHAHNHDENHNHDHDHNHDGSGELNLKNEILPLVAILSLYAPGVIFENQLHNTFYSIGEYLLFIPAYLLSGWSVLKTAGRNILKGRVFDETFLMTVATLGAIAIHKLPEAVGVMLFYKIGELFQDIAVSRSRSSIKALLEVRPDYANIQIEGELKKVPPETVNIGDIIVVKPGEKIPLDGEIIDGNSQVDTSALTGESVPRSVRLGETVLAGMINKMGVLSIKVTKLFDDSSIAKIVDLVQNAKSKKAETEKFITKFARYYTPIVVFTSLAVAILPPLFISGATSSEWVYRALILLVISCPCGLVISIPLGYFGGVGGAAKRGILVKGSTFLDTLNAVNTVVFDKTGTLTQGVFKVVEIVPKNGYNEPELLQLAAKVESHSNHPIAQSILKAYGGKIDDSEVRDYEEIAGYGIKAKIENRVAIAGSDRLLHRENIAHDNCQLEGTVVHLAVDNIYAGYIVIADELKEDARQAIQALKRMGVERTVMLTGDNQAIASQIAQQLGIDAYEAELLPEEKVNAIEKLLSTAGKHGKVAFIGDGINDAPVIARADVGMAMGGLGSDAAIETADIVIMTDAPSKVAEAIQIARKTRTIVWQNIIFALAIKAVFIGLGIFGIATMWEAVFADVGVALLAIFNATRVMK; encoded by the coding sequence ATGAAGCAAAAAGTACATTCAGAATCTTCAGGTTGTTCCAACTGTGAACACGACCATCACGAGAATCATAACCATGCTCATAATCATGATGAGAATCATAACCATGACCATGACCACAATCACGATGGTAGTGGAGAATTAAATCTAAAAAATGAAATATTACCTCTAGTAGCGATTTTAAGTTTATATGCGCCTGGTGTTATTTTTGAAAATCAATTACACAATACGTTCTACTCAATAGGTGAATATCTACTTTTCATCCCTGCCTATTTATTAAGTGGATGGAGTGTTTTAAAAACTGCTGGGCGTAATATACTCAAAGGTAGAGTATTTGATGAAACCTTTTTGATGACAGTAGCGACACTAGGAGCGATCGCAATTCATAAATTGCCCGAAGCTGTCGGAGTCATGCTATTTTATAAAATTGGCGAACTGTTCCAGGATATTGCCGTCAGTCGTTCCCGTAGTTCCATCAAAGCTTTATTAGAAGTCCGCCCAGACTATGCAAATATCCAAATTGAGGGAGAACTAAAAAAAGTCCCACCAGAGACAGTAAATATTGGAGATATCATAGTCGTCAAACCTGGGGAAAAGATTCCCTTAGATGGTGAGATTATAGATGGAAATTCGCAAGTTGATACATCTGCATTAACTGGAGAATCTGTGCCGCGATCGGTGAGGCTGGGTGAGACAGTTTTGGCTGGAATGATTAATAAAATGGGTGTTCTCAGCATTAAAGTCACAAAACTCTTTGATGACTCTTCCATTGCCAAGATTGTAGATTTAGTGCAAAATGCCAAAAGTAAAAAAGCAGAAACAGAAAAATTTATTACTAAATTTGCCCGATATTATACGCCAATAGTAGTTTTTACATCTCTAGCAGTTGCAATATTACCGCCTTTATTCATTTCTGGTGCAACTTCTTCAGAATGGGTTTATCGCGCTCTAATTTTGCTAGTTATCTCCTGTCCCTGTGGACTAGTTATCAGTATTCCATTAGGTTACTTTGGAGGTGTAGGAGGTGCAGCTAAACGGGGTATTTTAGTTAAAGGCTCTACTTTTTTAGATACTCTAAATGCAGTTAATACAGTTGTGTTTGATAAAACTGGAACCTTAACTCAAGGCGTATTTAAAGTAGTAGAAATAGTACCAAAAAATGGCTACAATGAGCCAGAATTGTTGCAATTAGCTGCCAAAGTAGAATCGCATTCAAATCATCCCATCGCTCAATCTATCCTTAAGGCTTATGGTGGAAAGATTGATGATTCTGAGGTCAGAGATTATGAAGAGATTGCAGGCTATGGAATTAAAGCCAAGATTGAAAATAGGGTAGCGATCGCAGGTAGCGATCGCCTACTCCACAGAGAGAATATTGCTCATGATAATTGCCAGCTAGAGGGAACAGTTGTTCATCTAGCAGTGGATAATATTTACGCTGGGTATATTGTCATTGCTGATGAACTGAAAGAAGATGCAAGACAGGCTATTCAAGCACTCAAGCGAATGGGTGTAGAGAGAACAGTAATGTTGACAGGAGATAATCAAGCGATCGCATCTCAGATTGCTCAACAGCTAGGCATAGATGCTTATGAAGCCGAATTATTACCAGAAGAAAAAGTCAATGCCATCGAGAAGTTACTCAGCACCGCCGGCAAGCATGGTAAAGTTGCCTTTATTGGGGATGGTATTAATGATGCGCCAGTGATTGCTAGAGCAGATGTTGGTATGGCAATGGGTGGCTTAGGTTCAGATGCAGCCATTGAAACTGCGGATATTGTCATCATGACAGATGCACCTTCAAAAGTCGCAGAAGCCATACAAATCGCTAGAAAAACTCGTACAATTGTTTGGCAAAATATCATTTTTGCCTTAGCAATTAAAGCTGTATTTATTGGATTAGGTATTTTTGGTATAGCGACAATGTGGGAAGCTGTCTTTGCTGATGTGGGAGTAGCTTTACTGGCAATTTTCAACGCTACTAGAGTGATGAAATAA
- a CDS encoding CobW family GTP-binding protein, with protein sequence MQSAVTPESSAMDTPKQGMPVTIITGFLGSGKTTLLNHILNNQQGLKTAVLVNEFGEIGIDNELIVSTGENMVELNNGCICCTINNDLVDAVYKVLERQENLDYLVVETTGLADPLPVALTFLGTELRDLTRLDSIITVVDAANYSLDLFNSEAAYSQIAYGDVIVLNKADLVDEATLKELEGKINEVKEGARIIRATRSQVPLPLILSVGLFESDKYFDTVVDKHDHHDHDHHDHHDDHDHSTCGHDHHDRDHDRHDHHHSDHLENDGFTSISFQSDKPFSIRKFQYFLDNQLPSNIFRAKGIMWFDESPKRHIFHLCGKRFTLDDDEWQGKLKNQLVLIGQNLDREALITQLENCICLPSTSRGKGFGK encoded by the coding sequence ATGCAATCAGCAGTTACACCCGAATCTTCGGCAATGGATACGCCCAAACAAGGAATGCCAGTAACAATTATTACGGGTTTCCTCGGTAGTGGCAAGACGACTTTACTTAACCATATCCTCAACAACCAACAGGGTTTGAAAACCGCCGTTCTCGTGAATGAATTTGGCGAAATTGGCATCGATAACGAGCTAATTGTTTCCACTGGTGAGAACATGGTGGAACTAAATAATGGTTGTATCTGCTGCACTATTAATAATGATTTAGTAGATGCAGTTTACAAAGTTTTAGAACGCCAAGAAAATCTAGATTATCTAGTAGTAGAAACAACTGGATTAGCAGATCCGTTACCAGTTGCTTTAACGTTTCTCGGCACAGAATTACGAGATTTAACTCGCTTAGATTCGATTATTACCGTGGTAGACGCGGCGAATTACAGCCTAGATTTATTTAATTCTGAGGCTGCATACAGCCAGATTGCTTATGGCGATGTCATTGTGCTGAACAAGGCTGATTTGGTTGATGAAGCCACTTTGAAGGAGTTAGAAGGAAAAATTAACGAAGTTAAGGAAGGAGCAAGAATTATTCGCGCCACGCGATCGCAAGTGCCACTTCCTTTAATTCTCAGTGTTGGTCTGTTTGAGTCTGATAAATATTTTGACACAGTGGTGGATAAACACGACCATCACGACCATGACCACCACGATCATCATGATGACCATGACCACTCAACATGCGGTCACGATCATCACGATCGTGACCACGATCGCCACGATCATCATCATTCTGACCATTTAGAAAATGATGGTTTTACTTCCATCTCTTTCCAGAGTGATAAGCCTTTTTCTATTAGGAAGTTTCAGTATTTCTTAGATAACCAGCTACCCTCAAATATTTTCCGGGCGAAGGGGATTATGTGGTTTGATGAAAGTCCGAAGCGTCATATTTTCCACCTTTGCGGTAAACGCTTCACCTTGGATGATGATGAATGGCAAGGTAAACTCAAAAACCAACTTGTGTTGATTGGTCAAAATTTGGATCGTGAGGCTTTAATTACTCAACTCGAAAACTGCATTTGTCTACCTTCAACCTCTCGCGGTAAAGGGTTTGGGAAATAA
- the cysS gene encoding cysteine--tRNA ligase has translation MTLTLYNTLTRRQEPFETVEPGKVKMYYCGVTVYDYCHLGHARACIVWDVVRRYLQFIGYEVRYIQNFTDIDDKILNRARVEHSSMEAVADRFIKAYFEDMARLGIKEADEYPRATHTMNGIQRLIHELENKGFAYPADGDVYYEVRQFAEYGKLSGRKLEDMQAGKSDRVNVEDPEYQKKKDPFDFALWKAAKPGEPAWESPWGAGRPGWHIECSAMVRDRLGDTIDIHAGGADLIFPHHENEIAQSEAVTGKPLSLYWLHNGMVKVDGEKMSKSLGNFITIRELLDRGVDPMAVRLFVLTAQYRTPIDFTDEAIAAATNGWHTLKEGLLFGYKYGKELGWPLDTVNNPILHPEGQFFEGHAEQLGWPLDTEFNPNLKFDNIINLFCESVNKDFNFPGGLVSLFEMAKELIREGNILIHQGKPTISADELPKTWRTLVTLADVFGLTAKPEVETPVNDGLSDAEIEAKIQQRQEARQGKNFAESDRIRDELQAEGITLIDSRDGTRWHRN, from the coding sequence ATGACCCTAACACTCTACAATACCCTCACCCGTCGTCAAGAACCGTTTGAAACAGTCGAGCCAGGCAAGGTTAAGATGTATTACTGTGGCGTGACGGTTTACGACTACTGCCATTTGGGTCATGCTAGAGCTTGCATCGTTTGGGACGTAGTGCGCCGATACCTCCAGTTTATCGGTTATGAAGTCCGATATATCCAAAATTTTACCGATATTGATGACAAGATTCTCAATCGCGCCCGTGTTGAACATTCCTCAATGGAAGCTGTAGCCGATCGCTTTATCAAAGCATATTTTGAGGATATGGCGCGGTTAGGAATCAAAGAAGCTGATGAATATCCGCGTGCTACCCACACAATGAATGGCATTCAACGGTTAATTCATGAGTTGGAAAATAAAGGTTTTGCCTACCCTGCTGACGGCGATGTGTATTATGAAGTGCGGCAGTTTGCTGAGTATGGCAAGCTTTCTGGACGCAAATTAGAAGATATGCAAGCCGGGAAAAGCGATCGCGTCAACGTAGAAGATCCAGAGTACCAGAAAAAGAAAGACCCCTTCGATTTTGCTTTGTGGAAAGCTGCAAAACCAGGAGAGCCAGCTTGGGAGTCACCTTGGGGCGCAGGTCGTCCGGGGTGGCATATAGAATGCTCGGCAATGGTGCGCGATCGCTTGGGTGATACCATAGATATTCATGCTGGTGGTGCTGACTTAATTTTTCCCCATCACGAAAACGAAATTGCCCAATCAGAGGCTGTGACAGGAAAACCCCTGTCGCTTTATTGGTTACATAACGGCATGGTGAAGGTAGATGGTGAAAAAATGTCCAAATCTTTGGGCAACTTTATCACTATTCGAGAATTGCTGGATCGAGGAGTTGACCCGATGGCAGTGCGGTTGTTCGTACTGACTGCTCAATATCGGACACCCATAGATTTTACCGACGAAGCGATCGCCGCAGCAACCAACGGTTGGCACACCCTTAAAGAAGGTTTACTGTTTGGCTATAAGTATGGCAAAGAACTGGGTTGGCCATTGGATACAGTAAATAATCCCATTCTCCATCCCGAAGGTCAGTTTTTTGAGGGACATGCTGAACAACTGGGTTGGCCATTAGATACAGAATTTAATCCAAATTTGAAATTCGATAATATCATTAATCTCTTTTGTGAGAGTGTCAACAAAGACTTTAATTTCCCTGGTGGATTAGTATCGCTATTTGAAATGGCCAAGGAACTAATCCGTGAAGGAAATATCCTGATACATCAAGGAAAACCAACGATATCAGCAGATGAGTTACCCAAAACGTGGCGAACACTTGTTACTTTGGCTGATGTTTTTGGTTTAACTGCGAAGCCAGAAGTTGAAACGCCTGTAAATGATGGTTTAAGTGATGCGGAAATTGAAGCGAAAATTCAGCAAAGACAAGAAGCGCGTCAAGGCAAAAATTTTGCCGAAAGCGATCGCATTCGTGACGAACTCCAAGCAGAAGGTATTACGCTAATTGATAGCCGTGATGGTACACGCTGGCACCGTAATTAG
- a CDS encoding TldD/PmbA family protein: protein MWSELKKAIASFDIPADWIGIRAVKETSTTRAVRDGLPQVNGKSFTVGAMLEVLVNGCLGYAATNSLELSSLQAAAETAYKQALAASEWWIHPFRESERPKVVGEYKSPFLEPLDALSPGEINDLLVRICQTLKVDEKIVQTIASASTIHRESWFISSNGSEVYQKTLSIATHYGATAQDGVIIQQRSNNGSQANCYQGGLELLKQENLWHRVQQIGEQAVELLTAEECPTTRTNLVLAPDQMMLQIHESVGHPLEIDRILGDERNYAGGSFVNKSDFGNLAYGSPLMNITFDPTVAGEFASYGFDDTGAVATREYLVKEGVLQRGLGSLESQARAGVAGVACARASSWNRPAIDRMGNLNLEPLNASFEDIIGGIEYGVYMESNRSWSIDDRRYKFQFGCEYAKLIENGKLTKTLRNPNYRATTPEFWHSLIQVGNAENWQMYGTPYCGKGEPNQAIWVGHGSPVCVFANVEVFGGGS from the coding sequence ATGTGGTCTGAACTTAAAAAAGCGATCGCTAGTTTCGACATTCCTGCTGATTGGATCGGTATCAGAGCCGTAAAGGAGACTTCTACAACCCGCGCAGTTCGTGATGGCTTACCCCAGGTAAATGGCAAATCCTTCACTGTAGGAGCCATGCTGGAAGTTTTAGTCAACGGCTGTCTGGGTTATGCAGCAACCAACTCTCTGGAACTGTCTTCCCTACAAGCTGCTGCCGAAACAGCCTATAAACAAGCACTAGCAGCCAGTGAATGGTGGATACATCCCTTTCGTGAAAGTGAACGCCCTAAAGTCGTTGGTGAATATAAATCTCCATTTCTTGAACCATTAGATGCTTTAAGTCCAGGAGAAATCAACGATTTACTGGTTCGTATTTGCCAAACCCTAAAAGTTGACGAGAAGATTGTACAAACCATAGCCAGTGCTAGCACCATTCACAGGGAGTCCTGGTTTATTAGCAGCAACGGCTCAGAAGTTTATCAAAAAACTCTATCTATAGCTACTCATTACGGAGCCACCGCCCAAGATGGCGTGATTATACAGCAGCGCAGCAATAATGGTTCCCAAGCTAACTGTTACCAAGGTGGACTAGAACTATTAAAACAAGAAAACTTATGGCATCGGGTGCAGCAAATTGGCGAACAAGCAGTAGAACTCTTGACAGCAGAAGAATGCCCAACCACCCGTACCAATTTAGTTTTAGCCCCAGATCAAATGATGCTGCAAATCCATGAAAGTGTCGGGCATCCCCTAGAAATTGACCGAATTTTGGGAGATGAGCGGAACTATGCTGGTGGTAGCTTCGTTAATAAAAGTGATTTCGGCAACCTAGCTTATGGTTCGCCACTGATGAACATTACCTTTGATCCTACCGTGGCTGGTGAATTTGCTAGCTATGGCTTTGATGATACGGGTGCAGTAGCAACGCGCGAGTATTTGGTTAAAGAAGGAGTACTCCAACGTGGTTTAGGTAGTCTAGAGAGTCAAGCTAGAGCAGGAGTAGCAGGAGTAGCCTGTGCCCGTGCTTCCTCATGGAATCGACCAGCGATCGATCGCATGGGCAACTTGAATTTAGAGCCTCTAAATGCAAGCTTTGAAGACATTATTGGCGGTATAGAATACGGCGTTTACATGGAATCTAACCGATCTTGGTCAATTGACGATCGCCGCTACAAATTCCAATTTGGTTGTGAGTACGCTAAATTAATTGAAAATGGTAAACTCACTAAAACCCTCCGCAATCCCAACTATCGCGCCACAACACCAGAATTTTGGCATAGCTTAATCCAAGTAGGAAATGCTGAAAACTGGCAAATGTATGGTACTCCTTATTGTGGCAAAGGAGAACCAAATCAGGCTATTTGGGTAGGACACGGTTCACCTGTTTGTGTATTTGCTAATGTCGAAGTTTTTGGTGGAGGAAGTTAA
- a CDS encoding TldD/PmbA family protein, whose protein sequence is MKIEELSALEVSFNRLIETLLIKKAENEQFTVRLSSERSQFTRFNHAKVRQTGCVADGWIELTLMAERHSSIRQFPFTGNWEIDWQLAYSALQELRDELILLPIDPYLVLPSGTNTSREVHSGHLLPEEAVVTSVLEQVSKLDFTGIYAGGIVIKGYGDSSGQKHWFATDSFTLDYSLFSPLGQAVKGTFAGSDWDESAYIAKISEAKKQLELLARPVKELPRGQYKTYFAPAAVADLLLMLSWGAVSEADIQQGNSALAALSRQEKQLSIAFTLKENFQRGLVPRFNELGEMAAPELPVIEKGRLVNTLVNSRTAKEYQKTANGANSSETLRAPEISPGNLGFEQILPKLDTGLYLSNLHYLNWSDRQTGRITGMTRYACFWVENGEIIAPIENLRFDESLYRFWGENLVDLTDFQEFIPEVGTYESRQLGGSLVPGILVEDFTYTL, encoded by the coding sequence ATGAAAATTGAGGAATTATCTGCGTTAGAAGTCAGCTTTAATCGACTGATTGAAACTCTGCTTATAAAAAAAGCAGAAAATGAACAATTCACTGTGAGACTTAGTAGCGAAAGAAGTCAATTTACTCGTTTCAACCATGCGAAAGTGCGACAAACTGGTTGTGTTGCTGATGGCTGGATCGAACTGACTCTGATGGCAGAACGGCACAGCAGTATTCGGCAGTTTCCCTTTACTGGAAATTGGGAAATAGACTGGCAATTAGCATATTCTGCTTTGCAGGAACTACGCGATGAACTGATTTTACTACCTATAGATCCATATCTAGTTTTACCATCAGGAACTAATACCAGTCGGGAAGTACATTCTGGACATTTATTGCCAGAAGAAGCAGTAGTAACAAGTGTATTAGAACAAGTATCTAAATTAGATTTTACTGGTATATACGCTGGAGGAATAGTAATTAAAGGCTATGGTGATTCCAGTGGTCAAAAACACTGGTTTGCTACTGATTCTTTTACCTTAGATTATTCTCTATTTTCTCCCTTGGGACAAGCAGTTAAGGGCACATTTGCAGGAAGTGATTGGGATGAATCTGCTTATATAGCCAAAATTAGCGAAGCCAAAAAGCAACTCGAATTGCTTGCTCGACCAGTTAAAGAATTACCACGGGGACAATACAAAACTTATTTTGCACCTGCTGCTGTTGCAGATTTATTGCTGATGCTTTCTTGGGGAGCAGTAAGCGAAGCTGATATCCAACAAGGAAATAGTGCTTTAGCTGCTTTATCGCGTCAAGAAAAACAACTTTCGATAGCATTTACTTTGAAAGAAAACTTTCAGCGCGGATTAGTACCGCGATTTAATGAATTGGGAGAAATGGCAGCACCAGAGTTACCTGTAATAGAAAAAGGACGTTTGGTAAATACTCTAGTGAATTCTCGCACTGCTAAGGAATATCAGAAAACTGCCAATGGCGCTAATAGTTCAGAGACTCTACGTGCGCCAGAAATTAGTCCAGGAAATTTAGGATTTGAGCAGATTCTTCCGAAATTGGATACAGGATTGTATCTATCAAATTTGCATTACTTGAATTGGAGCGATCGCCAAACTGGTAGAATTACAGGTATGACCCGCTATGCTTGCTTTTGGGTAGAAAACGGAGAAATTATTGCTCCCATTGAAAACTTACGTTTTGATGAAAGTCTTTATCGTTTTTGGGGAGAAAACCTAGTAGATTTGACCGATTTTCAAGAATTCATACCTGAAGTAGGTACTTATGAAAGTCGCCAACTAGGAGGTAGTTTAGTTCCTGGTATATTAGTGGAAGATTTTACATATACTTTGTAG
- a CDS encoding Ycf66 family protein, with product MLTFAQVNFGVNSGSLLGIIYLLWAIIYLILTVAWLSQRGTRLRGWALALYIIQLIFTPIIMLLIGTILFFQGWRLDPILQFGQFLSLLLILYLSIKDIVINAVYRDR from the coding sequence ATGCTTACTTTCGCTCAAGTTAACTTTGGAGTAAATTCAGGTAGTCTACTGGGAATTATTTATTTGCTCTGGGCAATTATTTACTTGATTTTAACAGTAGCTTGGTTATCCCAACGTGGAACTAGGCTTAGAGGTTGGGCTTTAGCCCTTTACATTATCCAACTTATATTTACGCCAATTATAATGTTGTTAATTGGAACAATCTTGTTTTTTCAAGGTTGGCGCTTAGATCCAATTCTTCAATTTGGGCAATTTTTATCGTTGCTATTAATTCTTTACCTGAGTATCAAAGATATTGTAATTAATGCAGTTTACAGAGATAGATGA
- the coaD gene encoding pantetheine-phosphate adenylyltransferase — MIAIYPGSFDPITLGHLDLIGRGSRLFERVIVAVLRNPNKTPLFSVQQRLEQIRLSTQHLPNVEVDSFDGLTVNYAQIQKAQVLLRGLRAVSDFEVELQMAHTNKTLSTQIETVFLATSNEYSFLSSSVVREIARFGGSIDHLVPPHIALDIYQCYNHNSPMLNPISTEAIPPLKNISVEREA; from the coding sequence GTGATTGCTATTTATCCTGGTAGCTTCGACCCCATCACCTTGGGACACCTTGACCTCATTGGGCGCGGTAGTCGCCTGTTTGAGCGGGTAATTGTCGCTGTACTGCGGAACCCGAACAAAACACCACTTTTTAGCGTACAACAACGGCTAGAGCAGATCCGTCTTTCTACACAACATCTACCTAATGTAGAAGTAGACAGCTTTGATGGTCTTACCGTCAACTATGCCCAAATACAAAAAGCACAAGTTTTGCTTCGGGGTTTACGGGCTGTGTCAGATTTTGAAGTGGAACTGCAAATGGCTCATACCAATAAAACTCTTTCTACCCAAATAGAAACAGTTTTTTTAGCAACCTCAAATGAGTATAGTTTTTTAAGTAGTAGTGTGGTGAGAGAGATTGCAAGGTTTGGCGGCTCTATCGATCATCTCGTTCCCCCACACATTGCCCTAGATATATACCAATGTTACAATCACAACTCTCCAATGTTGAACCCAATCTCAACGGAAGCAATCCCCCCCCTGAAGAATATCTCGGTGGAGAGGGAAGCGTAG
- the lgt gene encoding prolipoprotein diacylglyceryl transferase — protein MALDFSTLLLAFQFTSPGPILVKLGPLSIRWYGLLIATAVLIGVILSQELAKRRNVNPELLGDLFFWLLIGAIPGARLYYVLFEWSKYAPTPGKIFAIWEGGIAIHGAIIGGVIAALIFAKIKQVSFWQLADLVAPSLILGQAIGRWGNFFNSEAFGDPTDLPWKLYIPPDHRPLAYASFDYFHPTFLYESLWDLMVFALLITLFFRSLSGKPRLKVGTLFLVYWPAYSLGRLWIEGFRTDSLMLGPLRMAQVVSSLGILLGLVGLAWLYLLKRPLPDVVTTPKGNGEMRG, from the coding sequence ATGGCACTGGATTTTTCCACCTTGCTCTTGGCGTTTCAATTTACTTCTCCAGGGCCCATTCTGGTGAAATTAGGGCCACTAAGTATCCGATGGTATGGCTTATTGATTGCCACAGCAGTGTTAATTGGCGTAATTCTTTCCCAGGAGTTGGCAAAGCGCCGTAACGTCAATCCTGAGTTGCTAGGCGATTTGTTTTTTTGGTTATTGATTGGGGCAATTCCCGGCGCACGGCTATATTACGTTCTATTTGAATGGTCTAAATATGCCCCAACTCCGGGAAAAATCTTTGCTATCTGGGAAGGAGGTATTGCCATTCACGGAGCAATTATTGGTGGCGTTATAGCTGCGTTAATCTTTGCCAAAATCAAGCAGGTTTCTTTCTGGCAACTGGCAGATTTAGTAGCGCCTTCGCTGATTTTAGGGCAAGCGATCGGACGTTGGGGCAATTTCTTTAATTCTGAAGCTTTTGGCGATCCTACTGATTTACCCTGGAAGCTGTATATTCCACCAGACCATCGTCCTCTAGCTTATGCTAGTTTCGATTACTTCCATCCCACCTTTTTGTACGAATCTCTGTGGGATTTAATGGTGTTTGCGCTACTAATCACATTGTTTTTTCGGTCTTTATCCGGTAAGCCGCGTTTGAAGGTAGGTACGCTGTTTTTAGTTTACTGGCCAGCCTACAGCTTAGGACGCTTGTGGATTGAAGGTTTCCGCACTGATAGCTTGATGCTGGGGCCATTACGGATGGCACAAGTAGTAAGTAGTTTAGGAATTTTATTAGGATTAGTTGGATTAGCTTGGCTTTACTTACTCAAACGCCCTTTACCCGATGTAGTGACTACTCCCAAGGGAAATGGAGAGATGAGGGGATAA
- the cobM gene encoding precorrin-4 C(11)-methyltransferase has protein sequence MGSSKSEYTENLSYKKTLYAIEPSVYIVGAGPGDPDLLTVKAQKLLAVADVILFADSLIPEQILELCREDAEIIRTANQTLEEIVPIMIDRVRSQQKSVVRLHSGDPSLYSAIHEQMHLLAEANIPFEVIPGISAFQAAAAKLKVELTVPGLVQTIILTRISGRTEVPATEELASLAAHQASLCLYLSARHVENAQAKLLEHYPAETPIAICFRIGWPDEKIKVVPLNEMAECTHKEELIRTTLYIISPALSTAKGRSRLYHPEHSHLFRSE, from the coding sequence ATGGGTTCTTCTAAAAGTGAATATACAGAAAACCTGAGTTATAAAAAAACACTATATGCCATAGAACCATCTGTGTATATTGTGGGAGCAGGCCCTGGAGATCCTGATTTATTGACGGTGAAGGCGCAGAAACTTCTGGCTGTTGCTGATGTGATTTTATTTGCTGATTCTCTAATACCCGAACAGATTTTAGAACTTTGCCGAGAAGATGCGGAAATAATTAGAACTGCGAATCAGACTTTAGAAGAGATTGTGCCGATTATGATTGATAGGGTGCGATCGCAACAAAAATCTGTCGTCCGTCTCCATTCTGGCGATCCTAGTCTCTACAGCGCCATCCACGAGCAAATGCACCTCCTTGCTGAGGCAAATATTCCTTTTGAAGTCATACCTGGTATCAGCGCTTTTCAAGCTGCTGCTGCCAAACTCAAAGTAGAACTAACTGTACCAGGTTTAGTCCAAACTATCATTTTGACCCGCATCAGTGGACGTACAGAAGTCCCTGCCACTGAAGAACTAGCTTCTCTCGCGGCACATCAAGCTAGCCTTTGCTTATATCTCAGTGCGCGTCATGTCGAAAATGCCCAAGCTAAACTACTCGAACATTACCCAGCCGAAACCCCCATTGCAATTTGCTTTCGCATCGGATGGCCGGATGAGAAAATTAAGGTTGTCCCTCTGAATGAAATGGCGGAATGTACTCATAAAGAAGAATTAATTCGTACTACGCTTTATATAATTAGTCCAGCCCTCTCGACAGCAAAAGGGCGATCGCGTTTATATCATCCCGAACATAGTCATCTATTTCGTTCAGAGTAG
- a CDS encoding phenylpyruvate tautomerase MIF-related protein, whose amino-acid sequence MPLIKVQTSVSAPEKAEIESMLLNLSAKLAKHLGKPESYVMTAFEPEIPMTFAGNTDPVCYIEIKSIGTMKPEQTAAMSQDFCQQINQTLGVPKNRIYIEFADAKGAMWGWNGTTFG is encoded by the coding sequence ATGCCATTAATTAAAGTACAAACTTCTGTATCCGCTCCTGAAAAAGCCGAAATTGAGTCAATGCTTTTAAACCTATCAGCCAAGTTAGCAAAACATTTGGGAAAACCAGAATCCTATGTAATGACTGCTTTTGAGCCAGAAATCCCTATGACTTTTGCGGGGAATACAGACCCGGTTTGCTACATTGAAATTAAGAGCATTGGCACGATGAAACCAGAGCAAACCGCAGCGATGAGTCAAGACTTTTGCCAGCAAATTAACCAAACTCTAGGCGTGCCGAAAAATCGCATTTACATTGAGTTTGCAGACGCTAAGGGTGCAATGTGGGGCTGGAATGGCACAACCTTTGGTTAA